In Xenorhabdus nematophila ATCC 19061, one DNA window encodes the following:
- the speB gene encoding agmatinase, with the protein MSISSLGNQIDNSLVSNAFGFLRFPLNFQPYSSDAEWVITGVPFDMATSGRAGSRHGPAAIRQVSTNLAWESSRWPWNFSLRKRLNVVDCGDLVFNFGDAQDMSDKLQAHAEKVLASGKRMLSFGGDHFVTLPLLRAHAKHFGKMALIHFDAHTDTYPNGSKFDHGTMFYHAPNEGLIDPHHSVQIGIRTEHDTDNGFTVLDAGQVNDRSVDDVIEQIKIIVGDLPIYLTFDIDCLDPAFAPGTGTPVIGGLTSDRALKIVRGLQPLNIVGMDVVEVAPAYDQSEITALAAATIGLELLYLQASKKDL; encoded by the coding sequence ATGAGTATTAGCTCCTTAGGAAATCAAATTGATAATTCTTTGGTTTCAAATGCCTTCGGTTTCCTGCGTTTTCCGTTGAATTTTCAACCCTATTCCAGTGATGCAGAATGGGTCATTACTGGCGTCCCTTTCGACATGGCAACGTCGGGACGCGCGGGAAGCCGCCACGGGCCGGCAGCCATTCGTCAGGTATCGACTAATCTGGCATGGGAAAGCAGCCGTTGGCCATGGAACTTTAGCTTACGTAAGCGCCTGAATGTCGTGGATTGCGGTGATCTGGTCTTTAACTTCGGTGATGCCCAGGACATGAGCGATAAGTTGCAGGCACACGCAGAAAAGGTACTGGCATCAGGTAAGCGTATGCTGTCTTTCGGTGGCGATCATTTTGTGACTTTGCCACTGTTACGTGCCCATGCGAAACATTTTGGCAAAATGGCGCTGATCCATTTTGATGCTCATACGGATACGTATCCAAATGGCAGCAAATTTGATCATGGTACGATGTTTTACCATGCTCCCAACGAAGGGCTGATAGATCCTCATCATTCAGTACAAATTGGTATTCGTACTGAACATGATACTGATAACGGTTTCACTGTGCTGGATGCCGGTCAGGTCAATGATCGCAGCGTTGATGATGTTATTGAACAGATTAAGATCATTGTGGGTGATTTGCCGATTTACCTGACTTTTGATATTGATTGCCTTGATCCGGCCTTTGCTCCGGGCACCGGAACACCAGTCATTGGTGGTTTGACGTCAGATCGCGCATTAAAAATTGTACGTGGCTTGCAACCGCTGAATATCGTCGGAATGGATGTAGTGGAAGTCGCACCTGCGTATGATCAGTCTGAGATTACGGCTCTGGCCGCAGCAACCATTGGTTTGGAATTGTTGTATTTGCAGGCATCAAAGAAAGATCTCTAA
- a CDS encoding 4'-phosphopantetheinyl transferase family protein: MKTINFTSTQVTTKNMLFFKELQIGSLPEHPKIHVMLAYFDQASYQDTLFDEHNITFPDQLQNAVNKRRAEYLAARYCTQQLLNHLGYFGFQVTNAKDRSPIWPDTICGSISHSVNCAIAFIAFCDDYQLIGVDIEQEIKSDTVESVSASIINDAEAALLKNCALTFEQAFTLAFSIKESLFKALYPHVKRFFDFHAAEITSIDCNNRTVNIKLLQTLSDKYQAGSQFHGNFTLMPQQQVLTYIVE; encoded by the coding sequence ATGAAAACAATCAACTTTACCTCTACTCAAGTCACTACAAAAAATATGCTTTTTTTCAAAGAACTACAAATAGGTTCACTGCCTGAACATCCTAAAATTCATGTCATGCTGGCCTATTTTGATCAAGCTTCCTATCAAGATACATTATTTGACGAACATAACATCACGTTCCCGGATCAATTACAAAATGCCGTTAATAAACGACGGGCAGAATATCTGGCAGCGCGCTACTGTACACAGCAATTATTGAATCATTTAGGCTACTTTGGCTTTCAAGTAACAAATGCCAAAGACCGTTCCCCAATCTGGCCTGACACTATTTGCGGCTCTATTTCCCATTCAGTTAACTGTGCCATTGCCTTCATCGCTTTTTGTGATGATTATCAGCTAATTGGCGTGGATATTGAGCAAGAGATCAAATCAGATACTGTTGAAAGTGTTTCAGCCAGCATCATCAATGATGCCGAAGCTGCATTATTGAAAAATTGTGCATTAACTTTCGAGCAGGCATTCACGCTTGCATTTTCCATCAAAGAGAGCTTATTTAAAGCACTTTACCCCCATGTAAAACGCTTTTTTGATTTTCATGCGGCTGAAATCACATCAATCGATTGTAACAATCGCACTGTGAACATCAAACTGCTACAAACATTATCCGATAAGTATCAAGCTGGCTCTCAATTTCACGGAAACTTTACACTCATGCCACAACAGCAAGTGCTGACATATATTGTAGAGTGA
- the galE gene encoding UDP-glucose 4-epimerase GalE, whose translation MEILVTGGMGYIGSHTCIQMIDAGMTPIIIDNLCNANREVLARIEALTGTKPLFYEGDIRDESFFDTIFSRHQIQSVIHFAGLKAVGESVAKPIEYYDNNVNGTLVLVRSMHKAGVKSIIFSSSATVYGDPDVVPITEQSTVGNTTNPYGTSKYMVERCLSDLHHAENDWSVVLLRYFNPVGAHPSGTLGEDPQGIPNNLMPYIAQVAVGRREKLSVYGNDYPTPDGTGVRDYIHVMDLADGHIAALSAVGKKAGLHIYNLGTGKGTSVLEMVAAFSHACGKPVPYEICPRRPGDIAECWSSPEKAERELGWKANRTVAEMTADAWRWQSQNPNGYQVK comes from the coding sequence GTGGAAATATTAGTGACAGGCGGTATGGGATATATCGGTAGCCATACTTGCATTCAAATGATTGACGCGGGCATGACGCCTATCATCATTGATAATCTATGTAATGCCAATCGTGAAGTACTGGCCCGCATTGAGGCACTAACGGGTACGAAACCGCTGTTTTATGAAGGGGATATTCGGGATGAATCATTCTTTGATACCATTTTCTCCCGCCATCAAATTCAGTCGGTTATTCATTTCGCGGGCTTAAAAGCCGTAGGAGAGTCTGTCGCTAAACCTATCGAATATTATGACAACAATGTTAACGGCACACTGGTGCTTGTGCGTAGTATGCATAAAGCGGGGGTAAAAAGTATTATTTTCAGTTCATCCGCAACCGTATATGGCGATCCGGATGTCGTGCCGATTACCGAGCAATCCACAGTAGGCAATACCACCAATCCTTATGGTACGAGTAAGTATATGGTCGAGCGCTGCCTGTCTGATCTCCATCATGCAGAAAATGATTGGTCTGTTGTGCTGCTGCGTTATTTCAATCCGGTTGGCGCTCACCCTTCAGGTACTCTGGGGGAAGATCCACAAGGTATTCCCAACAATCTGATGCCTTATATTGCTCAGGTTGCGGTGGGCCGCCGGGAAAAACTGTCAGTTTATGGTAATGATTATCCGACACCTGACGGGACGGGGGTACGTGATTATATCCATGTTATGGATTTAGCCGACGGGCATATTGCTGCATTGAGTGCTGTCGGTAAGAAAGCCGGTCTGCACATCTATAATTTGGGGACAGGGAAAGGAACGAGTGTATTAGAAATGGTAGCAGCCTTTAGTCACGCATGTGGCAAGCCTGTTCCTTATGAAATATGTCCTCGCCGTCCGGGAGATATTGCCGAATGTTGGTCAAGTCCGGAAAAAGCGGAACGTGAACTGGGCTGGAAAGCAAATCGTACGGTTGCGGAAATGACAGCCGATGCGTGGCGCTGGCAGTCCCAAAATCCGAATGGCTATCAAGTGAAATAA
- a CDS encoding lipase family protein produces the protein MYTYQEAANLAALVLYAAEMNDKYHNNPIPPADPRIKDDEWKVIAYISADDISFSVKTRQSELPDQVCYGYIARKNTSLNEYVVAIRGTDPTILLEDIHDGLILQTSPWARFPTIKVSRGFFSIYDSMKLLTVEPGFYGDYSNLRLAEAITRLIGVNSRFTITAHSLGSAIASYLMYEIGPMAPNHSACLFACPRPGNSDFSQYVTQNFSNFAVFNYADDVIPHLPPEILAYASLAQIQRFKSQTPIDISDGPLCSHYLINYIARLDFDVFKRVIKNGDVDSCINL, from the coding sequence ATGTATACATATCAAGAAGCTGCCAATCTTGCAGCATTAGTGTTATATGCTGCTGAAATGAATGATAAATATCACAATAACCCAATACCACCAGCCGATCCACGCATTAAAGACGATGAGTGGAAAGTGATAGCGTATATTTCTGCCGATGATATCTCATTTTCCGTCAAGACCCGACAAAGTGAATTACCGGATCAGGTCTGCTACGGTTATATTGCGAGAAAAAATACGTCCCTGAACGAATATGTTGTTGCCATACGAGGGACAGATCCAACTATCTTATTGGAAGATATCCATGATGGCTTGATTTTACAAACTTCACCGTGGGCCAGATTTCCGACCATAAAAGTCAGCAGGGGATTTTTCAGTATTTATGACTCAATGAAATTGCTCACCGTTGAACCTGGATTTTATGGTGATTACAGCAATCTCAGACTGGCAGAAGCAATTACTCGACTGATAGGCGTCAATAGCCGGTTTACAATAACCGCTCACAGTCTTGGCTCCGCCATTGCATCCTACCTTATGTATGAGATTGGCCCTATGGCCCCCAATCACTCAGCCTGTTTGTTTGCCTGTCCAAGACCCGGAAATAGTGATTTTTCCCAGTACGTTACTCAGAATTTCAGCAATTTTGCTGTGTTCAACTATGCCGACGATGTTATTCCTCATTTACCTCCTGAGATATTGGCATACGCATCACTGGCGCAAATTCAGCGATTTAAATCACAAACCCCTATAGATATCTCGGATGGCCCGCTATGTAGCCACTATTTAATAAATTATATTGCCAGACTGGACTTTGATGTATTCAAAAGAGTCATAAAAAACGGTGATGTGGATTCTTGTATAAATTTGTAA